Proteins encoded within one genomic window of Coriobacteriia bacterium:
- a CDS encoding 2-oxoacid:acceptor oxidoreductase family protein, producing MSDLNVLLAGFGGQGVLFAGKLIAEAGLIEGRELSWLPSYGPEMRGGTANCSVCLSDEPIGSPLVLEPDVLIAMNQPSLDKFIGDVVPGGTVIIDSTMIATPPARDDITLFEVPATKLAEDSGLKGLANVILVGKLLKEIGFCGVEALDKAIVKSVPAKRQQLLEPNRRALEIGMEGSTCDM from the coding sequence GTGAGCGATCTGAACGTGCTGCTCGCCGGTTTCGGCGGCCAAGGCGTGCTGTTCGCGGGCAAGCTCATCGCCGAGGCCGGCCTGATCGAGGGCCGCGAGCTTTCCTGGCTGCCGTCGTACGGCCCGGAGATGCGCGGCGGGACCGCCAACTGCAGCGTATGCCTGTCCGACGAGCCCATCGGCTCGCCGCTCGTGCTCGAACCCGACGTGCTCATCGCCATGAACCAGCCCTCGCTGGACAAGTTCATCGGCGACGTCGTCCCCGGCGGCACCGTGATCATCGACAGCACGATGATCGCCACGCCGCCAGCTCGCGATGACATCACGCTCTTCGAGGTGCCCGCGACCAAACTCGCCGAGGACTCCGGTCTCAAGGGGCTGGCAAACGTCATCCTCGTGGGAAAGCTTCTCAAGGAGATCGGATTCTGCGGCGTCGAGGCGTTGGATAAGGCGATCGTGAAGTCGGTTCCCGCCAAGCGCCAGCAGTTGCTCGAACCGAACCGACGCGCGCTCGAGATCGGTATGGAAGGCAGCACCTGCGACATGTGA
- a CDS encoding XRE family transcriptional regulator yields MTIDFKQIGLRIKGLREACDITREELAEELGVSVDTYISYEETGADVPISAIYHIANKFGVDLTEILTGTGAKLDTYQVVKAGRGRSVNRFPGYRYQDLAWLFTHKIMQPLLVTLDPTDEPAELVTHSGQEFNLVLEGLVAVTFDDRELLLEAGDSIYFNPTHPHGQKCAGDTPAQFVTIIAE; encoded by the coding sequence ATGACGATCGACTTCAAGCAGATAGGGCTGCGCATCAAGGGCCTTCGCGAGGCGTGTGACATCACGCGTGAGGAGCTTGCCGAGGAGCTCGGCGTGTCCGTCGACACCTACATCTCCTACGAGGAGACCGGCGCCGACGTCCCGATCTCGGCGATCTATCACATCGCGAACAAGTTCGGCGTCGACCTGACCGAGATCCTGACAGGGACCGGCGCGAAGCTCGACACGTATCAGGTGGTCAAGGCGGGCCGAGGACGCAGCGTCAACCGCTTCCCCGGCTACCGCTACCAGGACCTCGCCTGGCTGTTCACCCACAAGATCATGCAGCCGCTGCTCGTCACGCTCGACCCCACCGACGAGCCTGCCGAGTTGGTCACGCACTCCGGGCAGGAGTTCAACTTGGTTCTGGAAGGCCTCGTGGCTGTCACGTTCGATGACCGGGAACTGCTTCTCGAGGCCGGCGACAGCATCTACTTCAACCCAACTCATCCGCATGGGCAGAAGTGCGCCGGCGACACCCCGGCCCAGTTCGTGACGATCATCGCCGAGTAG